In Streptomyces sp. NBC_00433, a single genomic region encodes these proteins:
- the hisS gene encoding histidine--tRNA ligase: MSTFQAPKGTYDLLPPDSATYLAVREAIAAPARRAGYGYVETPGFETVELFSRGVGESTDIVTKEMYTLTTKGGTQLALRPEGTASVLRAALEANLHKAGNLPVKLWYSGSYYRYERPQAGRYRHFSQVGAEAIGAEDPLLDAELIILADEAYRSLGLSGYRLLLNSLGDRECRPAYRTALQDFLRGLDLDEDTRRRIDINPLRVLDDKRESVQRQLAGAPLIVDHLCEACKAYHEQVRELLAAAGVAYEDDPRLVRGLDYYTRTTFEFVHDGLGSQSAIGGGGRYDGLSEMIGGPSLPSVGWALGVDRTVLALKAEGVDLALPAVTDVYAVPLGEEARRALFTAVTALRRAGVAADFAYGGKGMKNAMKSANRSGARFALVAGERDLAEGAVQLKDLESGDQVAVPLDGIVAAVKERLG, encoded by the coding sequence GTGAGCACGTTCCAGGCCCCCAAGGGCACCTACGACCTGCTGCCGCCCGACTCGGCGACATATCTCGCGGTGCGCGAGGCGATCGCGGCACCCGCCCGCCGCGCGGGCTACGGCTATGTCGAGACCCCCGGTTTCGAGACCGTCGAGCTGTTCTCCCGCGGGGTCGGCGAGTCCACCGACATCGTGACCAAGGAGATGTACACCCTCACCACCAAGGGCGGCACGCAGCTCGCGCTGCGCCCCGAGGGCACCGCCTCGGTGCTGCGCGCGGCCCTTGAGGCCAACCTGCACAAGGCCGGCAACCTGCCGGTCAAGCTCTGGTACTCGGGCTCCTACTACCGCTACGAGCGCCCGCAGGCCGGCCGCTACCGGCACTTCTCGCAGGTCGGCGCGGAGGCGATCGGCGCCGAGGACCCGCTGCTCGACGCCGAGCTGATCATCCTGGCCGACGAGGCGTACCGCTCGCTGGGCCTGAGCGGCTACCGGCTGCTGCTGAACTCGCTCGGCGACCGGGAGTGCCGCCCCGCCTACCGGACCGCACTGCAGGACTTCCTGCGCGGCCTGGACCTGGACGAGGACACCCGCCGCCGGATCGACATCAACCCGCTGCGGGTGCTCGACGACAAGCGCGAGTCCGTCCAGCGCCAGCTCGCCGGGGCGCCGCTGATCGTGGACCACCTGTGCGAGGCCTGCAAGGCCTACCACGAGCAGGTGCGCGAGCTGCTCGCCGCGGCCGGGGTGGCCTACGAGGACGACCCGCGGCTGGTGCGCGGCCTGGACTACTACACCCGCACCACCTTCGAGTTCGTCCACGACGGGCTCGGCTCGCAGTCCGCGATCGGCGGCGGCGGGCGCTACGACGGCCTGTCGGAGATGATCGGCGGCCCGTCGCTGCCGTCGGTCGGCTGGGCGCTCGGCGTGGACCGCACGGTGCTCGCGCTCAAGGCCGAGGGCGTGGACCTGGCGCTCCCGGCGGTCACCGACGTCTACGCGGTGCCGCTCGGCGAGGAGGCGCGGCGGGCGCTGTTCACCGCGGTCACCGCGCTGCGCAGGGCCGGCGTCGCGGCGGACTTCGCCTACGGCGGCAAGGGCATGAAGAACGCCATGAAGTCGGCCAACCGCTCCGGCGCCCGCTTCGCGCTGGTCGCCGGCGAGCGGGACCTGGCCGAGGGCGCGGTGCAGCTCAAGGACCTCGAAAGCGGCGACCAGGTGGCGGTGCCGCTCGACGGGATCGTGGCGGCCGTCAAGGAGCGGCTCGGGTAA
- a CDS encoding vitamin K epoxide reductase family protein — MTTSALDETRTDGESEQRRPADGIAAGKPFAWLLLICGALGLLASFIITDDKFRLLQAKVDGKTLHLSCSLNPVISCGDVMQSDQAHVFGFQNPIIGLVAFPVLMTLAMGMFAGARYKAWFWYGLQAGGLFGVGFISWLQYQTIYNINAVCLWCCLAWIVTIATFWYTAVHNIKHGLIKVPAKARALVLEFHWVVPVLWYGVIIMLILVHFWYYWKTVI, encoded by the coding sequence ATGACGACTTCCGCTCTGGACGAGACGCGAACGGACGGCGAGAGCGAGCAGCGGCGCCCCGCCGACGGCATCGCGGCGGGCAAGCCCTTCGCCTGGCTCCTGCTGATCTGTGGGGCGCTTGGCCTGCTCGCCTCCTTCATCATCACGGATGACAAGTTCCGGCTGCTCCAGGCGAAGGTCGACGGCAAGACGCTGCACCTGTCGTGCAGCCTCAACCCGGTCATCTCCTGCGGCGACGTCATGCAGAGCGACCAGGCACATGTCTTCGGCTTCCAGAACCCGATCATCGGCCTGGTCGCCTTCCCGGTCCTGATGACCCTGGCCATGGGCATGTTCGCGGGCGCGCGCTACAAAGCCTGGTTCTGGTACGGCCTGCAGGCCGGCGGCCTGTTCGGCGTGGGCTTCATCTCCTGGCTCCAGTACCAGACGATCTACAACATCAACGCGGTCTGCCTGTGGTGCTGCCTGGCCTGGATCGTCACCATCGCCACGTTCTGGTACACGGCGGTGCACAACATCAAGCACGGCCTGATCAAGGTCCCCGCCAAGGCCCGCGCCCTGGTGCTGGAATTCCACTGGGTCGTGCCGGTGCTGTGGTACGGCGTGATCATCATGCTGATCCTGGTGCACTTCTGGTACTACTGGAAGACCGTCATCTGA
- a CDS encoding replication-associated recombination protein A — protein MEPDLFTAAAEDRRERDPGSSPLAVRMRPRVLDEVVGQRHLLRPGSPLRRLVGDSGGPAGPSSVILWGPPGTGKTTLAYVVSKATDKRFVELSAITAGVKEVRTVIESAKRQSGGFQRETVLFLDEIHRFSKAQQDSLLPAVENRWVTLIAATTENPYFSVISPLLSRSLLLTLEPLTDDDLRGVLRRALDEERGLAGAVSLPKDAEEHLLRVAGGDARRALTALEAGAGSALAKGEDAITLATLEEAVDRAAVSYDRDGDQHYDVASALIKSIRGSDVDAALHYLARMIEAGEDPRFIARRLMISASEDIGLADSTALPTAVAAAQAVAMIGFPEASLILSHATIALALAPKSNAATTAIGAALADVKEGKAGPVPAHLRDGHYKGAAKLGHAQGYVYPHDVPGAVAAQRYLPQELAGRRYYEPTRYGAEGRYADVLEWVRERLAGRGE, from the coding sequence GTGGAACCAGACCTCTTCACCGCCGCAGCCGAGGACCGCAGGGAGCGCGACCCCGGGTCCAGCCCGCTCGCCGTAAGGATGCGCCCGCGCGTCCTGGACGAGGTCGTCGGGCAGCGGCACCTGCTGCGGCCCGGATCGCCGCTGCGGCGGCTGGTGGGGGACAGCGGCGGTCCCGCCGGGCCCTCGTCGGTGATCCTGTGGGGTCCGCCCGGCACCGGCAAGACCACCCTGGCGTATGTGGTCAGCAAGGCCACCGACAAGCGCTTCGTGGAGCTCTCCGCGATCACCGCGGGCGTCAAGGAGGTCCGCACGGTCATCGAGAGCGCCAAGCGCCAGTCCGGCGGCTTCCAGCGCGAGACCGTGCTCTTCCTGGACGAGATCCACCGCTTCAGCAAGGCGCAGCAGGACTCGCTGCTGCCCGCGGTGGAGAACCGCTGGGTCACCCTGATCGCGGCCACCACCGAGAACCCGTACTTCTCGGTGATCTCCCCGCTGCTGTCCCGCTCCCTGCTGCTCACCCTCGAACCGCTCACCGACGACGACCTGCGCGGGGTGCTGCGCCGCGCGCTGGACGAAGAGCGGGGCCTGGCGGGGGCGGTGAGCCTGCCGAAGGACGCCGAGGAGCACCTGCTGCGGGTCGCCGGCGGCGACGCCCGCCGCGCGCTGACCGCCCTGGAGGCCGGCGCGGGCTCGGCGCTGGCCAAGGGCGAGGACGCGATCACGCTCGCCACCCTGGAGGAGGCCGTCGACCGGGCCGCGGTCAGCTACGACCGGGACGGCGACCAGCACTACGACGTGGCCAGCGCCCTGATCAAGTCCATCCGCGGCTCCGACGTGGACGCGGCGCTGCACTACCTGGCCCGGATGATCGAGGCCGGCGAGGACCCCCGCTTCATCGCCCGCCGGCTGATGATCTCGGCCAGCGAGGACATCGGCCTCGCCGACTCCACCGCCCTGCCGACCGCGGTCGCCGCCGCGCAGGCGGTGGCGATGATCGGCTTCCCCGAGGCGTCGCTGATCCTCTCGCACGCCACCATCGCGCTGGCGCTGGCCCCGAAGTCCAACGCCGCCACCACCGCGATCGGCGCCGCGCTCGCCGACGTCAAGGAGGGCAAGGCGGGCCCGGTGCCCGCGCACCTGCGCGACGGGCACTACAAGGGCGCGGCCAAGCTGGGCCATGCCCAGGGCTACGTCTACCCGCACGATGTGCCGGGCGCGGTCGCCGCCCAGCGGTATCTCCCGCAGGAGCTGGCCGGCCGCCGCTACTACGAGCCGACGCGCTACGGAGCCGAGGGGCGCTACGCCGACGTCCTGGAGTGGGTGCGCGAGCGCCTCGCGGGCAGGGGCGAATAG
- a CDS encoding DUF2470 domain-containing protein: MIRPGNPVPDVSGPQEQAERSPHGQPRPEVEEAPRQPTAAERARTLVEGNSSPALVIPGLAPAPTAPLVPLRHSVGPTGDVFLLFPRDSPAVRAVRAAADDEAAAVLEVTDVAPVAVPYRIRGRAWVAGWLTAVPGGSFEAGAELLRLEAGEISLDDLWGAAQVDPDEFADAAADPLAAHEAEILQHLAAAHADEVGALCSLVSGTGRCTTGAVPVALDRFGLRVRFRAEDGAFDARFDFPEPVQGPHGAQRAMRELFAAARAD; this comes from the coding sequence ATGATTCGACCCGGGAACCCCGTACCCGACGTGTCCGGCCCGCAGGAGCAGGCGGAGCGGTCGCCGCACGGTCAGCCGCGTCCCGAAGTGGAAGAAGCGCCCCGGCAGCCCACGGCTGCCGAACGCGCACGCACTCTGGTCGAGGGTAACTCGTCCCCCGCGCTGGTCATTCCCGGTCTGGCGCCGGCGCCCACCGCCCCTCTGGTGCCGCTGCGGCACTCCGTGGGACCCACCGGAGACGTCTTCCTGCTGTTCCCGCGCGATTCGCCCGCCGTCCGCGCGGTGCGCGCGGCCGCCGACGACGAGGCGGCGGCTGTGCTGGAGGTCACTGATGTGGCCCCGGTCGCGGTGCCCTACCGGATCCGCGGCAGGGCGTGGGTCGCCGGCTGGCTGACCGCGGTGCCCGGCGGCTCGTTCGAGGCGGGCGCGGAGCTGCTGCGCCTGGAGGCCGGCGAGATTTCGCTCGACGACCTGTGGGGCGCGGCCCAGGTCGACCCCGACGAGTTCGCGGACGCCGCCGCCGATCCGCTGGCGGCGCACGAGGCGGAGATCCTGCAGCACCTGGCGGCCGCGCACGCCGACGAGGTCGGCGCGCTGTGCTCCCTGGTGTCCGGCACGGGCCGCTGCACGACCGGCGCGGTGCCGGTGGCGCTGGACCGCTTCGGCCTGCGGGTCCGCTTCCGCGCCGAGGACGGCGCCTTCGACGCGCGCTTCGACTTCCCCGAGCCCGTGCAGGGCCCGCACGGCGCGCAGCGGGCGATGCGCGAGCTGTTCGCGGCGGCGCGCGCGGACTGA
- the rpsD gene encoding 30S ribosomal protein S4, whose translation MNQSRPKVKKSRALGIALTPKAVKYFEARPYPPGEHGRGRKQNSDYKTRLLEKQRLRAQYDISERQMQRAYDRAKKASGLRTGEALIIELERRLDALVLRSGLARTIYQSRQMVVHGHIEVNGRKVDKPSYRVRPDDVVQVRERSREKTPFLVAREGGWAGDGEAPRYLQINLQALAFRLDRDPNRKEIPVICDEQLVVEYYAR comes from the coding sequence GTGAATCAGTCGCGTCCCAAGGTCAAGAAGTCCAGGGCGCTGGGCATCGCGCTCACCCCGAAGGCGGTCAAGTACTTCGAGGCCCGCCCGTACCCGCCGGGTGAGCACGGCCGTGGTCGCAAGCAGAACAGCGACTACAAGACCCGCCTGCTGGAGAAGCAGCGGCTGCGTGCGCAGTACGACATCAGCGAGCGGCAGATGCAGCGCGCCTACGACCGGGCCAAGAAGGCGTCCGGACTGCGTACCGGCGAGGCGCTGATCATCGAGCTGGAGCGCCGCCTCGACGCCCTCGTCCTGCGCTCGGGCCTGGCCCGCACCATCTACCAGTCCCGGCAGATGGTCGTGCACGGCCACATCGAGGTCAACGGCCGCAAGGTCGACAAGCCCTCCTACCGGGTGCGCCCCGACGACGTCGTCCAGGTCCGCGAGCGGTCCCGCGAGAAGACCCCCTTCCTGGTCGCCCGCGAAGGCGGCTGGGCCGGCGACGGCGAGGCCCCGCGCTACCTGCAGATCAACCTCCAGGCGCTGGCGTTTCGGCTGGACCGCGACCCCAACCGCAAGGAGATCCCGGTGATCTGCGACGAGCAGCTGGTCGTGGAGTACTACGCCCGCTGA
- a CDS encoding AAA family ATPase: METEGNLPSELTGFVGRTSEVDRLSALVAGSRLVTVTGAGGVGKSRVALRAARSVQDRFRDGVWLVELIALHGADLVDHTVAEALRLPDHTSRAPREALAEHLADRELLLVLDGFDRLAGPCAELAADLLRRAPGLRVLAVGRRPLGITGEQLLPLQPLPVGSDAVRLFAERAAAVLPGFAVTAGNSAAVAELCARLDGLPLALELAAVRLRALSVEQVLERLDDRFRLLTGGDPSAPARHRALRTAIGWSHELCSPAERLLWARLSVFAGHFDLEAVEYVCVGGGIPEDEVVEAVAALVDQSVLSRQEVAGGGPARYGMLDSVREYGAGWLAALGDEGRVRRRHRDWYLGLATWCELDWFSPRQAEVAERVAADLPNLRLALEFSLDGIPGEPSEDPAVGQYLAGTLWFCWVGCGRLAEGRHWLGRALELPAERSEARAKVMWVYGYVALLQGDSAAALAVLQECRDEARAAGNAVAEAYALHRLGCLALVSDDMPRAERFIDDALLRYRSIGELNSNVLMAQVELAMSVAFQGDVEQAVLLAEEVRDICRDHGERWALAYALYVLGYAAWLGGEPQRARRLAEESLAIDHSFDDLVGAVLALELLALITEGEGAPYEAAVLQGAAGRLWESVGLRLFGSRYFNAPHAACEQRVRAVLGEAAYAAALGEGGRLGLDAAAHRVLNRPRGAVRGEQHGPVRAPAPRTHEGLSGK; encoded by the coding sequence ATGGAGACTGAGGGTAACCTCCCGTCCGAGCTGACCGGGTTTGTCGGTAGGACGTCGGAAGTCGATCGGTTGAGCGCGTTGGTGGCCGGATCGCGACTGGTGACGGTCACCGGGGCGGGCGGGGTCGGGAAGTCCCGGGTGGCGCTGCGCGCCGCCCGGTCCGTGCAGGACCGTTTCCGCGACGGCGTCTGGCTCGTCGAGCTGATCGCCCTGCACGGCGCCGATCTGGTGGACCACACCGTCGCCGAGGCGCTGCGGCTGCCCGACCACACCAGCAGGGCGCCGCGGGAGGCGCTGGCCGAGCATCTGGCCGACCGCGAACTGCTGCTGGTGCTCGACGGGTTCGACCGGCTGGCCGGGCCGTGTGCGGAGCTGGCCGCCGATCTGCTGCGGCGGGCGCCGGGGCTGCGGGTGCTCGCGGTGGGGCGGCGGCCGCTGGGCATCACCGGTGAGCAGCTGCTGCCGCTCCAGCCGCTGCCCGTCGGCTCGGACGCGGTGCGGCTGTTCGCCGAGCGGGCGGCGGCGGTGCTGCCGGGTTTCGCCGTGACGGCGGGGAATTCCGCCGCGGTGGCCGAGTTGTGTGCCCGGCTCGACGGGCTGCCGCTGGCGCTGGAGCTGGCCGCGGTGCGGTTGCGCGCGCTGTCGGTGGAGCAGGTGCTCGAACGCCTCGACGACCGTTTCCGGCTGCTGACCGGCGGCGACCCGAGCGCGCCCGCGCGGCACCGGGCGCTGCGTACCGCGATCGGCTGGAGCCATGAGCTGTGCAGCCCGGCCGAGCGGCTGCTGTGGGCGCGGCTGTCGGTCTTCGCGGGCCACTTCGACCTGGAGGCGGTGGAGTACGTGTGCGTGGGCGGCGGCATTCCCGAGGACGAGGTCGTGGAGGCGGTCGCCGCTCTGGTCGACCAGTCGGTGCTGAGCCGGCAGGAGGTCGCCGGGGGCGGCCCGGCCCGCTACGGGATGCTGGACAGCGTCCGGGAGTACGGCGCCGGGTGGCTGGCCGCGCTGGGCGACGAGGGCAGGGTGCGGCGCAGGCACCGGGACTGGTATCTGGGGCTGGCCACCTGGTGCGAGCTGGACTGGTTCAGCCCGCGGCAGGCGGAGGTCGCGGAGCGGGTCGCGGCGGACCTGCCGAACCTGCGGCTGGCGCTGGAGTTCAGCCTTGACGGGATTCCGGGCGAGCCGTCGGAGGACCCGGCGGTGGGCCAGTACCTGGCGGGCACCCTGTGGTTCTGCTGGGTGGGCTGCGGGCGGCTCGCGGAGGGCAGGCACTGGCTGGGCCGGGCGCTGGAGCTGCCGGCCGAGCGGTCGGAGGCCCGCGCGAAGGTGATGTGGGTCTACGGCTATGTGGCGCTGCTCCAGGGCGACTCGGCGGCGGCGCTGGCGGTGCTCCAGGAGTGCCGCGACGAGGCGCGGGCCGCGGGCAACGCGGTGGCGGAGGCGTACGCGCTGCACCGGCTCGGCTGCCTGGCGCTGGTCTCCGACGACATGCCGCGCGCGGAGCGGTTCATCGACGACGCCCTGCTGCGCTACCGCTCGATCGGCGAGCTGAACAGCAACGTGCTGATGGCGCAGGTCGAGTTGGCGATGTCGGTGGCCTTCCAGGGCGATGTGGAGCAGGCGGTGCTGCTGGCCGAGGAGGTCAGGGACATCTGCCGGGACCACGGTGAGCGCTGGGCTCTGGCGTACGCGCTGTACGTGCTGGGCTACGCGGCCTGGCTGGGCGGTGAACCGCAGCGGGCGAGGCGGCTGGCCGAGGAGTCGCTGGCCATCGACCACTCCTTCGACGACCTGGTGGGCGCGGTGCTTGCACTGGAGCTGCTGGCGCTGATCACCGAGGGCGAGGGGGCGCCGTACGAGGCGGCGGTGTTGCAGGGCGCGGCGGGCCGGCTGTGGGAGTCGGTGGGCCTGCGGCTGTTCGGCTCGCGGTATTTCAACGCCCCGCACGCGGCGTGCGAGCAGCGGGTGCGGGCGGTGCTGGGCGAGGCGGCCTACGCGGCGGCACTGGGCGAGGGCGGCCGGCTCGGCCTGGACGCGGCGGCACACCGGGTGTTGAACCGGCCGCGCGGCGCGGTGCGCGGCGAGCAGCACGGCCCGGTGCGGGCGCCCGCGCCGCGTACGCACGAGGGCCTGTCTGGCAAATAG
- a CDS encoding DUF948 domain-containing protein yields the protein MSGGEVAGVAGLVVAVFWAILVAFLAVALARLAGTLRRTTELVAGITEQAVPLLGEASDALRSAHTQLDRVDTITADVAEVTANASALSSTVASTFGGPLVKVAAFGYGVRRAVGLQAGGAGKVLPAARRARRRNRSKD from the coding sequence GTGTCCGGTGGAGAAGTGGCCGGCGTGGCCGGCCTCGTCGTCGCGGTGTTCTGGGCGATCCTCGTAGCGTTCCTCGCCGTCGCGCTCGCGCGCCTGGCCGGGACGCTGCGGCGCACCACGGAGCTGGTCGCCGGGATCACCGAGCAGGCTGTACCGCTGCTCGGCGAGGCCTCCGACGCGCTGCGCTCCGCGCACACCCAGCTCGACCGGGTGGACACGATCACCGCGGACGTCGCCGAGGTGACCGCGAACGCCTCCGCGCTGTCCTCCACCGTCGCCAGCACCTTCGGCGGCCCCCTGGTGAAGGTCGCGGCCTTCGGCTACGGGGTGCGGCGCGCGGTCGGACTGCAGGCCGGCGGCGCCGGCAAGGTGCTGCCCGCCGCCCGACGCGCCCGCCGCCGCAACCGCTCGAAGGACTGA
- a CDS encoding DUF6167 family protein gives MFRRLFWFLTGAATGVWATTKVNRALRRLSPESLAATAADRALETGARLRTFAHDVRAGMAQREGELQDALGLTGADDTRRAAPRELDTDLPAPRRGIAYNAYDRKDDH, from the coding sequence ATGTTCCGCCGTCTGTTCTGGTTCCTGACCGGTGCCGCCACCGGAGTGTGGGCCACCACCAAGGTCAACCGCGCGCTGCGCCGGCTCAGCCCGGAGAGCCTGGCCGCGACCGCGGCCGACCGCGCGCTGGAGACCGGCGCGCGGCTGCGCACCTTCGCCCACGACGTCAGGGCGGGCATGGCGCAGCGCGAAGGGGAACTGCAGGACGCCCTCGGGCTGACCGGCGCGGACGACACCCGCCGCGCCGCCCCGCGGGAGCTGGACACCGACCTCCCGGCACCGCGCCGGGGCATTGCGTACAACGCGTACGACCGGAAGGACGATCACTGA